In a genomic window of Nodosilinea sp. PGN35:
- a CDS encoding phosphodiester glycosidase family protein: protein MVRWPISALLSPQTVPGRRWPTGLVRWISLGLLSAIAPWPAEAMPVAAPPAAASLTSTAAAPTAQGQTLILNGRQVAIPWRVVNGQIGLADYGLTEHLGVTLLSSGDPSRQPVQWFSDPGSPVELTAWVQGGYRFLDLGPLAVRHGWQVQPQAGTLQLSTAPAQVLGLRRVPQPGGERLIVDLSGPVPAALTDSDDALTLTLGATATSRVIADAIAAPAGAYLGSLTITSTGGELRLQASASHPPRLSTQANPPQLIIDVRADSLQSHSIAWAPGLRWQQRYVSVAGQPFPVYYLQIDPTQASLRPIWTDPTTAVGTAPLTTIAQRWQATAAINAGFFNRNNQYPLGAVRTNQTWISGPILSRGVVGWTDQGQVRMERLALQQTLTTASGQRFSVLAINSGYVQAGIGLYTPAWGPTYRPIIEGETVVTVVNDVVTAQQPASTIGPGGVQIPADGYVLALRSYATAAQALPPGQRVALASDLLPATMESFPHLVGGGPLLIRDRTLVLNAQLEQFSAVFGTQAAPRSAIGLTATGEILLVAVHNSPLGPGPTLDQLAQIMLQLGSTDALNLDGGSSASLYLGGRLINRSPRTAARVSNGIGLFFP from the coding sequence ATGGTTAGATGGCCGATCTCAGCCCTACTGTCCCCTCAGACCGTCCCAGGGCGTCGCTGGCCTACGGGGCTGGTCAGATGGATCAGCCTGGGACTCCTGAGCGCGATCGCCCCCTGGCCCGCTGAGGCTATGCCCGTCGCCGCCCCGCCTGCGGCGGCCAGCCTAACCAGCACTGCTGCCGCTCCCACCGCCCAGGGCCAAACCCTGATTCTCAACGGCCGTCAAGTCGCCATCCCCTGGCGGGTGGTCAATGGCCAGATTGGCCTGGCCGACTACGGTCTAACTGAGCACCTGGGGGTGACGCTCCTCAGCAGCGGTGACCCCAGTCGGCAACCCGTGCAGTGGTTTAGCGATCCGGGCAGCCCGGTGGAGCTGACGGCCTGGGTGCAGGGCGGCTATCGATTCCTTGACCTGGGGCCTTTGGCGGTTCGCCACGGCTGGCAGGTGCAGCCCCAGGCAGGTACCCTACAGCTGTCCACGGCTCCGGCCCAAGTTCTAGGGCTGCGCCGGGTGCCCCAGCCCGGTGGCGAACGGCTGATTGTCGATCTCTCGGGCCCCGTGCCCGCCGCGCTAACCGACAGCGACGATGCCCTGACGCTCACCTTAGGGGCCACCGCCACCAGTCGGGTGATTGCGGATGCCATCGCCGCCCCTGCCGGAGCCTACCTGGGGTCGCTGACAATCACTTCCACTGGCGGCGAACTTCGCCTCCAGGCCAGTGCCAGCCATCCGCCCCGCCTGAGCACCCAGGCCAATCCCCCTCAACTTATCATCGACGTGCGGGCCGACAGTCTCCAGTCCCACAGCATTGCCTGGGCCCCCGGATTGCGTTGGCAACAACGGTATGTCTCCGTAGCCGGGCAGCCGTTTCCCGTGTACTACCTCCAGATCGATCCGACCCAGGCCAGCCTGCGCCCCATCTGGACTGACCCGACAACAGCGGTGGGCACCGCCCCACTGACCACTATCGCCCAGCGCTGGCAGGCCACCGCCGCCATCAACGCGGGGTTTTTCAACCGCAACAATCAGTACCCCCTCGGAGCCGTGCGCACCAACCAAACCTGGATTTCAGGCCCCATCCTCAGTCGCGGCGTGGTGGGGTGGACTGATCAGGGACAGGTACGGATGGAGCGTCTGGCGCTGCAGCAGACCCTCACCACCGCCAGCGGCCAGCGCTTTTCGGTATTGGCCATCAACAGCGGCTATGTGCAGGCGGGCATTGGTCTCTACACCCCCGCCTGGGGGCCAACTTACCGCCCCATCATCGAAGGCGAAACCGTAGTCACAGTGGTGAATGACGTAGTTACGGCCCAGCAGCCCGCGAGCACAATTGGCCCTGGGGGAGTCCAGATTCCCGCCGACGGCTATGTGCTGGCGCTGCGATCCTACGCTACCGCAGCTCAGGCTTTGCCCCCAGGGCAGCGGGTTGCCCTGGCCTCCGATCTCCTGCCTGCAACCATGGAGTCTTTTCCCCACCTAGTGGGCGGTGGCCCGCTGCTGATTCGCGATCGCACCCTGGTGCTCAACGCCCAGCTAGAGCAGTTTAGCGCCGTCTTTGGCACCCAGGCGGCCCCCCGCAGCGCCATCGGTCTCACCGCCACGGGCGAAATTTTGCTGGTGGCTGTCCACAATAGCCCCCTTGGCCCCGGCCCCACCCTCGATCAGCTGGCTCAGATCATGCTTCAGCTCGGCAGCACCGACGCCCTCAACCTGGACGGCGGCAGCTCCGCCAGCCTCTACCTGGGCGGACGGCTGATCAATCGCTCCCCCCGCACGGCGGCCCGAGTGAGTAATGGCATTGGGCTATTTTTTCCCTAG
- a CDS encoding phosphomannose isomerase type II C-terminal cupin domain, translating into MPKLQDSIQPTALALATSNGKEIAETGLRPWGSYTVLEEGRGYKIKRIEVKPGHRLSLQMHHHRSEHWIVVSGTAKVVCGENEILLSTNQSTYVPPCTQHRLENVGVIPLVLIEVQNGEYLGEDDIVRFQDDYSRAETL; encoded by the coding sequence ATGCCAAAACTGCAAGATTCAATTCAGCCCACCGCCCTGGCTCTCGCCACTAGCAACGGCAAAGAAATTGCTGAAACCGGCCTGCGCCCCTGGGGATCTTACACGGTGCTCGAGGAGGGCCGAGGCTACAAAATTAAGCGGATCGAAGTCAAGCCGGGCCATCGCCTCAGCCTCCAGATGCACCACCACCGCAGCGAACACTGGATCGTGGTATCTGGCACCGCCAAAGTGGTCTGCGGCGAAAACGAAATCCTTTTGTCTACCAACCAGTCCACCTATGTGCCCCCCTGCACCCAGCACCGCCTCGAGAATGTAGGCGTCATTCCCCTGGTGCTGATTGAGGTACAAAACGGCGAATACCTGGGCGAAGACGACATTGTTCGATTCCAAGACGACTACTCTCGAGCTGAAACCCTCTAA
- a CDS encoding iron-sulfur cluster assembly accessory protein — MVQIRPAAAQELKRLLRRHTTPGTDAEPQVYLTLEPGGCADWTYRLSAAALSTQTKTALTCGDLSLAVPIDQLDLVKDLTIDYAEDLMGGGFRFVNPVAQRTCGCGNAFALNAEAPVAQDCTAVHLPTPLSDPESDEEMLQTLGS, encoded by the coding sequence ATGGTTCAAATTCGCCCCGCCGCTGCCCAAGAACTGAAACGACTGCTGCGTCGGCACACCACCCCAGGCACCGACGCTGAACCCCAGGTTTATCTCACCCTTGAGCCCGGAGGCTGCGCCGACTGGACCTACCGCCTCAGCGCCGCCGCCCTATCGACCCAGACCAAAACAGCTCTAACCTGTGGCGACCTCAGCCTGGCGGTACCTATCGACCAGCTAGATCTAGTCAAAGATCTCACCATCGACTACGCCGAAGACCTGATGGGGGGCGGGTTTCGTTTCGTCAATCCCGTGGCCCAGCGCACTTGCGGCTGCGGCAACGCCTTTGCCCTCAACGCAGAGGCCCCAGTGGCCCAAGACTGTACCGCTGTTCACCTGCCGACCCCTTTGAGCGATCCAGAATCTGATGAAGAAATGCTTCAGACCCTGGGCTCATAG
- the rpsL gene encoding 30S ribosomal protein S12 codes for MPTIQQLIRSERQRADKKTKSPALKSCPQRRGVCTRVYTTTPKKPNSALRKVARVRLTSGFEVTAYIPGIGHNLQEHSVVMIRGGRVKDLPGVRYHIIRGTLDTAGVKDRRQGRSKYGAKRPKG; via the coding sequence ATGCCCACGATTCAGCAACTCATTCGGAGTGAGCGCCAAAGAGCCGACAAAAAAACCAAATCCCCTGCTCTAAAAAGCTGTCCACAGCGTCGCGGGGTTTGTACTCGTGTGTATACCACCACGCCCAAAAAGCCTAACTCGGCGCTGCGCAAGGTGGCCAGGGTGCGTTTGACCTCTGGTTTTGAGGTCACTGCCTATATCCCCGGCATTGGTCACAACCTGCAAGAGCACTCCGTAGTCATGATTCGCGGCGGTCGGGTCAAAGACCTTCCCGGCGTGCGCTACCACATTATTCGCGGCACCCTCGACACCGCTGGCGTCAAAGACCGTCGCCAGGGGCGCTCTAAGTATGGGGCCAAGCGTCCTAAGGGCTAG
- the rpsG gene encoding 30S ribosomal protein S7: MSRRTVIQKRPIPPDSVYNSRLITMMSRRLMTSGKKSLADRIIYDSFGIIKERSGGDPLDVFERAVRNASPLVEVKARRVGGATYQVPMEVRSERSVALALRWLTQFARQRPGKSMAIKLANELMDAANETGGAVRKREETHRMAEANKAFAHYRY, encoded by the coding sequence ATGTCTCGCCGTACTGTCATCCAAAAGCGTCCCATTCCGCCCGACTCTGTCTACAACAGCCGCCTCATCACAATGATGAGCCGTCGCCTGATGACGAGTGGAAAGAAGTCTTTGGCTGACAGAATTATCTACGACTCCTTTGGCATCATCAAGGAGCGGAGCGGCGGCGATCCCCTCGATGTGTTTGAGCGGGCCGTGCGGAACGCGTCTCCCCTGGTGGAGGTAAAGGCCCGTCGGGTGGGGGGTGCTACCTATCAGGTACCGATGGAGGTGCGTTCTGAGCGCAGCGTTGCCCTCGCCCTGCGCTGGCTGACGCAGTTTGCCCGTCAGCGTCCTGGCAAATCAATGGCCATCAAGCTGGCTAACGAGTTGATGGATGCAGCCAATGAGACCGGCGGTGCCGTGCGCAAGCGCGAAGAGACCCACCGCATGGCAGAAGCGAACAAGGCTTTCGCCCACTACCGCTACTGA
- the fusA gene encoding elongation factor G: MGRTTPLERVRNIGIAAHIDAGKTTTTERILFYSGIVHKIGEVHEGTAVTDWMEQERERGITITAAAITTTWRDNQINIIDTPGHVDFTIEVERSMRVLDGVIAVFDSVGGVQPQSETVWRQANRYSVPRIAFVNKMDRTGADFFKVCGQLRDRLGANAVPIQIPVGAEAGFQGVVDLVAMRARIYHDDLGQNFDDTEIPAEIQDVAEEYRAQLVEAVAETDDVLMEKYFEGHPLSSDEIANALRQGTVQGTLVPVLCGSAFKNKGIQLLLDAVVDYLPSPLEVPPIQGQLPNGELAERPADDDEPLAALAFKIMADPYGRLTFVRVYSGVLKKGSYIYNATKDKKERISRLIVLKADDRIEVDELRAGDLGAAIGLKDTFTGDTICDPEHPIVLESLFVPEPVISVAVEPKTKQDMDKLSKALQSLSEEDPTFRVSTNPETNQTVIAGMGELHLDILVDRMLREFKVEANIGAPQVAYRETIRKATRAEGKFIRQSGGKGQYGHVVVEVEPSEESSGFEFVSKIVGGTIPKEYISPAEQGMKEACESGILAGYPVIDLKVTLVDGSYHDVDSSEMAFKIAGSMAMKEAVMQASPVLLEPIMKVEVEVPEDFLGDVMGDLNSRRGQIEGMGTEVDVAKVTAHVPLAEMFGYATDIRSKTQGRGIFSMEFSHYGEVPRNVAEAIISKNTGNA; encoded by the coding sequence GTGGGACGAACAACGCCCCTAGAGCGGGTTAGAAACATTGGTATTGCGGCGCACATTGACGCTGGCAAGACTACCACCACGGAGCGCATCCTGTTCTACTCAGGGATCGTGCACAAAATTGGTGAAGTGCACGAGGGCACTGCCGTCACCGACTGGATGGAGCAGGAGCGAGAGCGGGGAATTACCATCACCGCTGCGGCCATTACTACCACCTGGCGCGACAATCAAATCAACATCATTGACACCCCTGGGCACGTTGACTTCACCATTGAGGTCGAGCGCTCCATGCGCGTCCTAGACGGAGTAATTGCGGTCTTTGATTCAGTGGGAGGGGTTCAGCCTCAGTCAGAAACGGTGTGGCGTCAGGCCAATCGCTACAGCGTTCCTCGCATTGCTTTCGTCAACAAAATGGATCGAACCGGTGCCGACTTCTTTAAGGTGTGCGGCCAGCTGCGCGATCGCCTAGGCGCAAATGCAGTACCGATTCAGATTCCCGTTGGAGCTGAGGCTGGCTTCCAGGGAGTTGTTGATCTAGTCGCCATGCGTGCCCGCATCTACCACGATGACCTGGGGCAGAACTTTGACGATACGGAGATACCCGCCGAGATTCAGGATGTGGCAGAGGAGTATCGCGCCCAGCTCGTTGAAGCGGTAGCTGAGACTGACGATGTCCTGATGGAAAAATATTTTGAAGGGCACCCCCTATCCTCCGACGAGATCGCCAACGCCCTGCGTCAGGGAACAGTGCAGGGTACTCTGGTGCCAGTTCTATGCGGCTCTGCCTTCAAAAATAAAGGGATACAGCTGCTCTTGGACGCAGTTGTAGACTATCTGCCTTCCCCTCTCGAAGTGCCGCCAATTCAGGGGCAGCTACCCAATGGTGAACTTGCTGAGCGGCCCGCAGACGACGACGAGCCTCTGGCAGCTTTGGCGTTTAAGATCATGGCCGACCCCTATGGGCGGCTCACCTTTGTGCGAGTCTACTCTGGAGTGCTAAAGAAAGGTAGCTACATCTACAACGCCACCAAAGACAAAAAAGAGCGCATCTCTCGATTGATTGTGCTCAAGGCCGACGATCGCATCGAAGTAGATGAACTGAGGGCTGGCGACCTAGGAGCCGCCATTGGCCTCAAAGATACCTTTACTGGCGACACCATCTGCGATCCTGAGCACCCCATCGTCCTGGAGTCTCTGTTTGTTCCCGAGCCCGTTATCTCGGTGGCGGTAGAGCCTAAAACCAAGCAGGATATGGATAAGCTATCCAAAGCTCTGCAATCTCTGTCGGAGGAGGACCCCACCTTCCGGGTCAGCACCAATCCCGAGACCAACCAAACCGTGATTGCCGGTATGGGTGAGCTGCATCTCGATATTCTTGTCGATCGCATGCTGCGGGAGTTTAAAGTCGAGGCCAACATCGGTGCTCCCCAGGTGGCCTACCGAGAAACCATCCGCAAAGCCACCAGGGCCGAAGGCAAGTTTATTCGCCAGAGCGGCGGTAAAGGCCAGTACGGTCACGTCGTAGTCGAGGTAGAGCCCTCTGAGGAAAGCAGCGGTTTTGAATTTGTGTCTAAAATAGTTGGGGGGACTATTCCTAAAGAATATATTTCCCCGGCAGAACAGGGCATGAAAGAAGCCTGTGAATCTGGTATCCTAGCTGGGTACCCGGTGATTGATTTAAAGGTTACGCTGGTCGATGGGTCTTACCACGATGTAGACTCATCAGAGATGGCCTTTAAAATCGCTGGGTCAATGGCGATGAAGGAAGCCGTCATGCAGGCGTCTCCCGTCCTTCTAGAGCCGATCATGAAGGTCGAGGTTGAAGTTCCAGAAGATTTTCTGGGTGACGTCATGGGAGATTTAAACTCCCGCCGTGGCCAGATCGAGGGTATGGGAACAGAGGTTGACGTTGCAAAGGTTACAGCCCATGTTCCCCTAGCTGAGATGTTTGGTTATGCTACCGACATCCGCTCTAAAACGCAGGGTCGGGGCATTTTTTCGATGGAGTTTAGCCACTACGGCGAGGTTCCTCGAAACGTGGCTGAGGCCATTATCTCTAAAAACACTGGGAACGCTTAG
- the tuf gene encoding elongation factor Tu, translating to MAREKFERNKPHVNIGTIGHVDHGKTTLTAAITMTLAAAGGAKARKYDEIDAAPEEKARGITINTAHVEYETETRHYAHVDCPGHADYVKNMITGAAQMDGAILVCSAADGPMPQTREHILLAKQVGVPSIVVFLNKQDQVDDEELLELVELEVRELLSSYDFPGDDIPITSGSALLAVEALTATPAIGRGDNEWVDKILALMDSVDDYIPTPERDVDKPFLMAVEDVFSITGRGTVATGRIERGKVKVGETVELVGIRDTRNTTVTGVEMFQKTLDEGMAGDNVGLLLRGVQKEDIERGMVLAKPGSITPHTQFESEVYILKKEEGGRHTPFFPGYKPQFYVRTTDVTGSIIAFTSDDGSDAEMVMPGDRIKMTVELINPIAIEQGMRFAIREGGRTVGAGVVSKILK from the coding sequence ATGGCACGCGAAAAGTTTGAACGCAATAAACCCCACGTCAACATCGGCACTATCGGTCACGTTGACCACGGTAAAACCACTCTGACGGCTGCTATCACCATGACGCTGGCAGCGGCTGGTGGCGCTAAGGCTCGTAAATATGACGAGATCGATGCGGCTCCTGAAGAGAAGGCCCGTGGTATTACCATCAACACGGCCCACGTGGAGTACGAGACCGAAACTCGCCACTACGCCCACGTTGACTGCCCTGGACACGCCGACTATGTAAAGAACATGATCACGGGTGCGGCCCAAATGGACGGGGCCATTCTGGTGTGTTCTGCCGCCGACGGCCCCATGCCCCAAACCCGGGAGCATATTCTGCTGGCTAAGCAGGTTGGCGTACCCAGCATCGTAGTGTTTTTGAACAAGCAAGACCAGGTCGATGACGAAGAGCTGCTGGAACTGGTCGAGCTAGAAGTGCGCGAACTACTCAGCTCCTACGATTTCCCCGGCGATGACATTCCCATCACCTCTGGGTCGGCTTTGCTAGCAGTGGAAGCTCTGACGGCTACCCCGGCCATCGGTCGTGGAGACAATGAGTGGGTCGATAAAATCCTGGCGCTGATGGACAGCGTCGACGATTACATCCCTACCCCCGAGCGCGATGTCGATAAGCCCTTCCTCATGGCGGTTGAGGATGTGTTCTCCATCACTGGCCGTGGCACCGTTGCCACCGGACGGATCGAACGCGGCAAGGTCAAAGTAGGTGAAACCGTCGAGCTGGTAGGTATTCGCGATACTCGCAACACTACCGTGACCGGCGTTGAAATGTTCCAGAAGACCCTGGATGAAGGGATGGCTGGGGACAACGTGGGGCTGCTGCTGCGCGGTGTGCAAAAGGAGGACATCGAACGGGGTATGGTACTGGCCAAGCCCGGCAGTATTACTCCCCACACTCAGTTTGAGTCTGAGGTCTACATCCTTAAGAAAGAAGAGGGTGGCCGTCACACTCCTTTCTTCCCTGGCTACAAGCCTCAGTTCTACGTGCGTACCACCGACGTGACCGGCAGCATCATCGCCTTTACCTCTGACGACGGCAGCGATGCTGAAATGGTTATGCCTGGCGATCGCATCAAAATGACCGTAGAGCTGATCAACCCCATTGCCATTGAGCAGGGGATGCGCTTTGCCATTCGTGAGGGTGGCCGCACGGTGGGAGCCGGTGTGGTTTCCAAGATTCTCAAGTAG
- the rpsJ gene encoding 30S ribosomal protein S10, which translates to MATIQQQKIRIRLKAFDRRLLDTSCEKIVDTANRTNATAIGPIPLPTKRRIYCVLRSPHVDKDSREHFESRTHRRIIDIYQPSSKTIDALMKLDLPAGVDIEVKL; encoded by the coding sequence ATGGCTACTATTCAGCAACAAAAGATTCGCATTCGCCTCAAAGCCTTTGACCGCAGACTTCTAGACACCTCCTGCGAGAAGATTGTCGATACCGCCAATCGCACTAACGCCACAGCTATTGGCCCCATTCCGCTGCCAACTAAACGCCGCATTTACTGTGTACTGCGCTCTCCCCACGTCGATAAAGATTCCCGCGAGCACTTTGAGAGCCGCACCCATCGCCGCATCATCGATATCTATCAGCCGTCCTCTAAAACCATTGATGCCCTGATGAAGCTGGATCTGCCCGCTGGGGTGGATATCGAAGTGAAGCTCTAG
- a CDS encoding LON peptidase substrate-binding domain-containing protein has protein sequence MAFSESISVRELPLFPLPELVLFPGRHLPLHVFEPRYRIMMNTILQSDRRFGVLMLDPASGQPANVGCCAEILHYQRLPDDRLKILTIGQQRFRVLSYVREKPYRVGLVEWIEDKPTSQDLSPLASDVDRLLRDVVHLSAKLTNQDIDLPDNIPDIPIELSYWVASNLHGVALEQQALLEMDDTSVRLEREAEILTSTRNHLAARTALKEVLE, from the coding sequence ATGGCATTCTCCGAGTCCATATCTGTGCGAGAACTACCACTCTTTCCGCTACCTGAACTAGTTTTATTTCCGGGGAGACACCTACCGCTTCATGTGTTTGAGCCCCGCTACCGGATCATGATGAACACCATTCTGCAGAGCGATCGCCGCTTTGGCGTGCTTATGCTGGATCCTGCTAGCGGGCAGCCCGCCAATGTGGGCTGTTGCGCTGAGATTCTCCACTACCAGCGGCTGCCCGACGATCGCCTTAAAATTCTCACCATTGGGCAACAGCGGTTTCGGGTGCTGAGCTACGTGCGCGAAAAACCCTATCGTGTGGGACTAGTGGAGTGGATTGAGGATAAGCCCACCAGCCAGGATCTAAGCCCGCTGGCCTCCGACGTAGATCGCCTGCTGCGGGATGTCGTGCATCTGTCGGCCAAGCTAACCAATCAGGATATTGATCTCCCCGACAATATCCCCGACATCCCCATCGAATTGTCTTACTGGGTAGCGAGCAATCTGCACGGGGTAGCTCTCGAACAGCAAGCGCTGCTCGAGATGGATGACACCAGCGTGCGGCTGGAGCGCGAAGCCGAAATTCTAACTTCTACTCGGAATCATTTGGCAGCCCGCACAGCGCTTAAGGAAGTACTTGAGTAG